The nucleotide window GTTTTAAAGATTGCCGGCGCAGGAGATAACCCCGAAGGATGGCTCAATTACCTCGACATATTAAAAATCATTCAGGACGCCCCTGAAGGCGCGACCCTAAGGGCGCGTCGGATTAAGGATTACATACACCCGGATAACAATGCGCACGATCTGTATTCAGTCGAAAAACTCCTGGCCCAGGCCCTGGAAAATCACGCCAGGGAACAGGAATTGCGTCTGGTGCTTGAAGAGCTCATCAATGTAGTAATTGCCGAGGCGCCGGTGGGCTTGGCCTTTTTGAACCCCCAGGGCGAAATCCTGCATCTCAACTCCCTGGCGGAACAACTATTGCAAGCGGCTTCCCTCAGCTGTGTCGATTTAATAAAAATGGCGAATAACAATGAAACGAAAACCATCAGGGCTAATAGTCGCACCTACAAATTGTGGGTGGTCAAGTCCGGAAAAGAAAAAGCCCCCGGGTATTTAGCTATTTTCGTCGATGTAACTACCGAACAGCAGCTCGTAGAAAAAGTAAAATATGCCCAGCAGGAGGCCGAAATGGCGCTGGCCACCCTCCTTCCCGATCAGCGGGTGGAAGCCAGATTGCGAGCCATTGTAGAATATATGGACGAATACGACTCGGCGACGGGAAGGATCAAAATCACCGGTGTGATTCGGGAAGGCGTGTATCGTCATGTAATCAACATCCTGCGCCTGATAGCCGAACTCTCCAAACAGGGGCTTACCGAGCTGCCGGGCATAGATAAAGATGTCCTCGTTCAGGCGGCGATATTCCACGACCTGGCCAAGGTGCAGCCTTACTTACACCCGGGGGATGTCGTGGACCCGCAGGAAGTTTTTGAGCCCGGCTATGTGCACGCCTTCCGCAGCGCTTCCATGGCCAGGGGAATCTACAACATAGACGAGCGGACGGTTAATCTCATAAAATATCACCACCATGAAGAAAACGACCTGCCGGCAGAGTATCCCCTCTACCTCCTGCCCATGTACCGCCTCTTCCGGCTCCTAGACGGTTTATCGGCGGGTATCACCAGGAGGGGCTCCCGGGTAAAGTTAACAACCAACGGCACCCTTATTAGCGTTAGGGAAGAAAGCTCCTTTCCCCTCTACAACCAACATCTGGAGCTGGACCTGTATTCCGGCAGAAAGGTCGTTAAACCTTTAGATTAATAGTTCGTTTCCACTCGCTGCTCCAGGGGCTTCACTTCTACACGGCCGGAATGAAGATCGAGTTCCAGGCAACGGTTATAAATCGGATGGGCGCTTTCTTCCCTCACCTGGACGATCGCTCCCCTTACCGCCAGGCTTATCCTGGAGCCCCGCCTGGTGATCCCCGCCGAAAGCCCATCCAGCAGGCGGAAGAGCCTATGCATGGGTAAAAGGCCCCGAGGAAAATCGGACGGCAGTTCACCGTCGGGATGGTGATGATATTGAATAAGATAAACTATGCTCCGCTCCAGTTGGTAAACCTTGCGGGCCAAAGAGGCGCTGCGGAAAGCGTGGTACTGCCCCGGCTCGAAGGCTTCTTTAGGGTCGACCATATCGCCGACCTCTAGATGGGGCTGGACTTTACCAACATCGTGATAGATAGAGGTTTGTACTAATATTTCCCTTGAAATGCCGTCGACAGCCTTCAGCCCTTTCATAAACAATTCCGTCAACAACCGAAGAATATTGATGACGTGGCGGTAAACCCCTTCCTTTATAATGCCGGTAATCTTTATTTTGCCGGTTGCCGAGTCGTACTCGTCCCGGTATTCCGGTATGGATTTAAGCCGGGCCACAACTTCGGGATCGACAATAAGGTTGCCCAGGGCCATTTCAAGTTCTTCCTGGGAATGGCGCAGCGTTGCAAGCTGGACTTTTGATTCTTTTCGCAGTTCCCTTTCCCGGTCGCGTTCTTCCAGGGCTACCCGCAACAGCCCATACGTTGTAAAGATGCCCGATTTCCCCTTCCTGGTGAGGAAATAAGGTGGGTTGTGCTCCCTCTTTTCCGCCCATAAACATATAGCTGAAAGCCCTGCTTCTTCTTCCAGGTAGTCGTCCTCGGCAATAGGTTTTATGAATACCCTTATGCCACTTTCCATTATCCTATTCATGCCGGGTTCCTTCACAAAGGTTCGCAGAATGTCCAGACCGTGCAGCCACCCTACAGGTTCTTCCGCATTATTGATTACCTGCAATACAAAACTATCATTTTCAAGCATCTTTTTTATGGCTTCTGCGATGCTGGCACCTTCCGCAATAGATGGTATTTCACGGGAATCCGAAGTAAGCATGTTCCTCTATAATTCCTCCTTGAAAACGTCGAGTAAACTATTAAGGGGCTTACCTTAAGCTCCCCGCTTTAAATTCAGCCGCTTAATACTCGGAAGAATGTTGCCCCTGAGGTTGGCGAGCCCCCGCATGTACGGGGGCGTCAGGGGCACCTTCACCACGTATGGAACACGAATGATCTCCTGGAGGTACTCTATCGCTATGCCGTAGCTTTTCTGTCCCAGACGAAAGACCACGTACTGGTCAAGGCTTGCAACCGTTGCCCCGGCTATTGCCATATACCTTCCTCCTCGTTCACTCCGATTTCTTTAGCCCTGCTGGAGCTCGTCCGCCAGAGCTGCAATTTCCTCGATAGCCTGGGCAAGCTCTTTCATGCCTTCTGCTTGCTGGCGGCTGGCGGCGGCTGCTTCTTCTGCCGCTTTACTGGCTTCCTGGGCAGCCGTACTTATCTGCTCTACTCCTCTGGCTGCCTTTTCTACCCTTAGGAGGCTTTCATCTGCCTGCTTTTTAACCATTTCCACCCCCTCAACGACCACCCGCATATCGGTTTCAATAAGGTCAAGG belongs to Moorella humiferrea and includes:
- a CDS encoding HD domain-containing protein, producing MPDNYTPNIATISPTTSLGEAIATIINTGSFVLKIAGAGDNPEGWLNYLDILKIIQDAPEGATLRARRIKDYIHPDNNAHDLYSVEKLLAQALENHAREQELRLVLEELINVVIAEAPVGLAFLNPQGEILHLNSLAEQLLQAASLSCVDLIKMANNNETKTIRANSRTYKLWVVKSGKEKAPGYLAIFVDVTTEQQLVEKVKYAQQEAEMALATLLPDQRVEARLRAIVEYMDEYDSATGRIKITGVIREGVYRHVINILRLIAELSKQGLTELPGIDKDVLVQAAIFHDLAKVQPYLHPGDVVDPQEVFEPGYVHAFRSASMARGIYNIDERTVNLIKYHHHEENDLPAEYPLYLLPMYRLFRLLDGLSAGITRRGSRVKLTTNGTLISVREESSFPLYNQHLELDLYSGRKVVKPLD
- a CDS encoding HD domain-containing protein, coding for MLTSDSREIPSIAEGASIAEAIKKMLENDSFVLQVINNAEEPVGWLHGLDILRTFVKEPGMNRIMESGIRVFIKPIAEDDYLEEEAGLSAICLWAEKREHNPPYFLTRKGKSGIFTTYGLLRVALEERDRERELRKESKVQLATLRHSQEELEMALGNLIVDPEVVARLKSIPEYRDEYDSATGKIKITGIIKEGVYRHVINILRLLTELFMKGLKAVDGISREILVQTSIYHDVGKVQPHLEVGDMVDPKEAFEPGQYHAFRSASLARKVYQLERSIVYLIQYHHHPDGELPSDFPRGLLPMHRLFRLLDGLSAGITRRGSRISLAVRGAIVQVREESAHPIYNRCLELDLHSGRVEVKPLEQRVETNY
- a CDS encoding chemotaxis protein CheW — translated: MAIAGATVASLDQYVVFRLGQKSYGIAIEYLQEIIRVPYVVKVPLTPPYMRGLANLRGNILPSIKRLNLKRGA